In one Lycorma delicatula isolate Av1 chromosome 5, ASM4794821v1, whole genome shotgun sequence genomic region, the following are encoded:
- the msi gene encoding RNA-binding protein musashi encodes METMAPLGEHHDAFNGLLGMNGLMMPHLNGVGTTAAAAAAAAAAAAKQVQQQQQQQQQQQQQQQQQQNGATQPSTSQQPPSTQPPSPSGRSTPNSSDPAAAKLFVGGLSWQTSSEKLRQYFGMFGTVTDVLIMKDPITQRSRGFGFITFSDPETVEKVLKVPIHTLDGKKIDPKHATPKNRPKLTNRTKKIFVGGVSQDTSSEEVKAYFNQFGKVEETVMLMDQQTKRHRGFGFVTFESEDVVDRICEIHFHTIKNKKVECKKAQPKEAVQSGLLLGKRVMMGVSALRMAAPTPGSAGALAPATSLVAAQAHVQAAAAAVAAQNAAVGYGKLFGGYPGLAGYRYAPYPVTALPATPAPPTPAAPNPTPTLPAIAPPTNPYQGYNLTNVDMSSFQGVDWGSMYGMGMYV; translated from the exons ATGGAAACAATGGCTCCACTCGGCGAACACCACGATGCATTCAACGGTCTTCTGGGAATGAATGGACTCATGATGCCGCATCTAAATGGTGTTGGCACGACTGCAGCTGCAGCCGCTGCCGCCGCTGCTGCAGCAGCAAAACAAGTTCAGCAGCAACAGCAacaacagcaacagcaacagcagcagcagcagcaacaacaaAATGGTGCCACACAGCCATCAACATCACAACAGCCTCCCTCTACACAGCCTCCATCTCCTTCTGGACGTTCTACTCCAAACAGTAGTGATCCAGCTGCTGCCAAATTATTTGTTGGTGGACTCAGTTGGCAAACATCATCTGAGAAATTACGGCAGTACTTTGGCATGTTTGGTACTGTTACAGATGTACTGATAATGAAGGATCCAATAAcacag aggAGCCGCGGGTTCGGTTTCATTACATTCTCTGATCCAGAAACTGTAGAGAAAGTGCTCAAGGTGCCTATCCACACCCTAGATGGCAAGAAGATTGATCCAAAACATGCTACACCAAAGAACAGGCCGAAATTAACTAAcagaacaaagaaaatatttgtggGAGGCGTTAGTCAAGATACTTCTTCCGAAGAGGTAAAAGCATATTTCAATCAGTTTGGAAAAGTTGAAGAAACTGTGATGTTAATGGACCAACAAACAAAACGTCATCGTGGATTTGGTTTTGTCACATTTGAAAGTGAGGATGTTGTAGATCGGATTTGTGAAATACACTTTCATACTATCAAAAACAAGAAAGTTGAGTGTAAGAAGGCGCAACCTAAAGAAGCTGTGCAGAGTGGTCTTTTGTTAGGTAAAAGAGTTATGATGGGAGTCAGCGCATTGCGTATGGCAGCTCCCACACCTGGTAGTGCAGGTGCACTCGCACCAGCCACTTCGCTTGTCGCCGCTCAGGCACACGTTCAGGCCGCCGCTGCGGCTGTAGCAGCTCAGAATGCAGCTGTTGGGTACGGTAAACTTTTTGGAGGATATCCTGGTCTTGCTGGCTACCGTTATGCACCTTATCCTGTCACTGCCTTGCCAGCCACACCTGCTCCTCCGACTCCTGCTGCACCTAATCCTACACCGACACTCCCCGCCATAGCTCCTCCGACAAACCCTTACCAGGGTTACAACCTGACAAACGTTGATATGTCTAGTTTTCAGGGTGTTGACTGGGGCTCAATGTACGGGATGGGAATGTACGTTTGA